Proteins from a single region of Aureibacter tunicatorum:
- a CDS encoding SDR family NAD(P)-dependent oxidoreductase: MRKIALITGASSGIGRATAVQLSEAGYDLVLCGRRKERLEELAAQLKTDTVSLVFDVRNKSLTFDTLNGLPEEWKAIDVLVNNAGNAHGLEPIQDGDVQDWDMMIDGNVKGLLYVSKAVMPWMIERKKGHIINISSVAGKQTYANGAVYCASKAAVEKISEGMRLDLLPHGVKVTNIAPGAVNTEFSEVRFKGDEAKSEAVYRGYEPLIAEDIADAITYVVTRPARVQIADMTIFPSAQASATSFWKDD, from the coding sequence ATAAGAAAAATCGCTTTAATAACTGGAGCTTCATCTGGAATAGGTAGAGCAACGGCTGTGCAGTTGTCTGAAGCTGGATATGACTTAGTGCTTTGCGGTAGAAGAAAGGAACGATTGGAAGAATTAGCTGCCCAATTGAAGACTGACACCGTTTCGTTGGTGTTTGATGTGAGAAATAAGTCATTGACTTTCGACACTTTGAATGGACTGCCTGAGGAGTGGAAAGCAATTGATGTATTGGTTAACAATGCGGGCAATGCGCATGGGCTTGAGCCTATTCAAGATGGCGATGTTCAGGATTGGGATATGATGATTGATGGAAATGTGAAAGGATTGTTATATGTCTCAAAAGCTGTGATGCCTTGGATGATTGAAAGGAAGAAGGGGCATATCATCAATATTAGCTCAGTCGCAGGAAAACAGACATATGCCAACGGCGCTGTTTATTGCGCGTCAAAAGCCGCCGTTGAGAAAATCAGCGAAGGCATGAGGCTTGACTTGTTGCCGCATGGAGTCAAAGTAACCAACATTGCTCCCGGAGCAGTGAATACGGAGTTTTCAGAGGTTCGTTTTAAAGGGGATGAGGCTAAATCCGAGGCGGTGTATAGAGGATATGAGCCATTGATCGCAGAAGATATTGCCGATGCGATCACTTATGTGGTGACCAGGCCTGCTAGAGTGCAAATAGCGGATATGACAATTTTTCCTTCGGCGCAAGCATCGGCGACAAGCTTTTGGAAAGATGATTGA
- the bluB gene encoding 5,6-dimethylbenzimidazole synthase, with protein MSLDEIELCNYFEIMEKSRLFNSEEQRVLEEIILNRRDVRGNHFLDKPIEDDVLEKILMAGLNAPSVGFSQPWEFVVIKDKDIRNKIKKSFETESAKAAELFEDEKQKEYIKLKLEGITESPLNIAVYYVPKKGPVLGQTSMPDMGRFSVTCAIQNMWLMSRALNVGMGWVSILDPKEVAKVINAPDSHELIGYLCFGYTDMFYEKPELEILKWDERKYKDDVVFYEKYQ; from the coding sequence ATGAGTCTTGATGAAATAGAATTATGCAATTATTTTGAGATTATGGAGAAATCAAGACTTTTCAACTCTGAAGAACAACGAGTGCTTGAGGAGATCATCTTGAATCGAAGAGATGTTAGAGGCAATCATTTTTTGGACAAGCCGATAGAAGACGATGTGCTTGAAAAAATATTGATGGCGGGCTTAAACGCACCATCAGTTGGCTTTTCGCAACCTTGGGAATTTGTTGTTATCAAGGACAAGGATATTAGAAACAAAATAAAGAAATCCTTTGAAACGGAATCCGCGAAAGCTGCCGAACTATTTGAAGACGAAAAACAAAAGGAATATATCAAACTCAAGCTGGAGGGAATCACAGAGTCCCCATTGAATATAGCTGTGTATTATGTGCCGAAAAAAGGACCTGTCTTGGGGCAAACATCCATGCCTGACATGGGGCGTTTTAGCGTTACTTGCGCTATACAGAATATGTGGCTTATGTCTAGAGCTTTGAATGTGGGCATGGGTTGGGTAAGCATTTTAGACCCTAAGGAAGTAGCGAAAGTGATTAATGCTCCGGATTCACATGAGTTAATAGGTTATTTGTGCTTTGGTTATACAGACATGTTTTATGAGAAGCCTGAGCTTGAAATTTTAAAGTGGGATGAGCGAAAGTACAAAGACGATGTCGTATTTTATGAAAAATACCAATAA
- a CDS encoding manganese-dependent inorganic pyrophosphatase, translating into MSEKALIFGHKNPDTDSICSVLAYEALKKQLGENVEARRLGNLNKETEFVLNYFDVEAPKLLATVDPNAEGAENTERQKVILIDHNERIQSVDGLETAQITEVIDHHKFGEFSTFEPLMIRAEPVGCSSTILLTIYKENDLLPEKKMAGMMLSAIISDTLLFKSPTCTPRDVKAAEELAKIAGVDLEKYGMDMLIAGASFGDKSTKEIINMDMKEFEMGANKIAIAQVNTVNVAEILDQKEQYESTIQEQIESEGYDLFVFIITDILRSGSETIVLGKATDVFESAFDTKLDNNTAWLEGAVSRKKQFVPNLMEVSK; encoded by the coding sequence ATGAGCGAAAAAGCATTAATTTTTGGACATAAAAACCCAGACACCGACTCTATTTGCTCGGTTTTGGCTTACGAAGCTTTGAAAAAGCAATTAGGAGAAAATGTAGAAGCACGCAGACTTGGCAATCTTAACAAAGAAACTGAGTTTGTTTTGAACTACTTTGACGTTGAAGCTCCGAAACTACTTGCGACAGTCGATCCTAATGCCGAGGGCGCTGAAAACACTGAGCGTCAAAAAGTAATCTTGATAGACCATAACGAACGCATTCAAAGCGTTGACGGTCTTGAAACAGCTCAAATCACAGAAGTAATCGACCATCACAAATTTGGCGAATTCAGCACTTTTGAGCCTTTGATGATCAGAGCCGAGCCGGTAGGATGCTCATCTACAATCTTGTTGACTATCTACAAGGAAAACGATCTTTTGCCTGAAAAGAAAATGGCTGGCATGATGCTAAGCGCCATCATATCGGACACCTTGTTGTTCAAATCTCCGACATGCACTCCTAGAGACGTGAAAGCAGCTGAGGAACTTGCTAAAATAGCAGGCGTTGATCTTGAAAAATACGGCATGGACATGCTAATCGCCGGAGCCAGCTTCGGAGACAAGTCCACAAAAGAAATCATCAACATGGACATGAAAGAATTTGAGATGGGTGCGAATAAAATCGCCATCGCTCAAGTCAATACTGTGAATGTCGCTGAAATTTTGGATCAAAAAGAACAATACGAATCAACTATTCAAGAGCAAATTGAAAGCGAAGGTTATGACTTGTTCGTATTCATCATCACTGATATTTTGAGAAGCGGATCCGAAACTATTGTGCTTGGAAAAGCTACTGATGTATTTGAAAGTGCATTTGACACCAAACTTGACAACAATACCGCCTGGTTGGAAGGGGCTGTATCAAGAAAGAAACAATTTGTTCCTAATCTAATGGAAGTCAGCAAATAA
- a CDS encoding aminopeptidase P family protein: protein MRYNQIDSQLFIKNRKRFVEKMKPNSIAILSSNDVMYTNADDVMRFQQNNDLFYLSGVDQEETILLLYPDAQDPKFKEVLFIRETNEHIRIWEGDKLTKEQATDVSGISNVQWLQEFDFMLQLNAFHADNIYLNHNEHIKTASAQMETREDRMIKYCKDRYPLHNYERVGRITRDLRFIKSDIEIELVTEACNTATKAFNRALRAVKPGMREFEVEAELTYEFLKNGTRRHAFQPIMASGLNACSLHYVKNDDELKDGDMILMDFGAEYGNYHSDVTRCLPVNGKFTDRQKEVYNAVLRCLKEGVKELKPGNSLTDYEKNMASLVEAELINIGLLDAEEVKNQDPDNPLYKKYFMHGTAHHLGLDVHDIGNRMVPIQEGMVFTCEPGIYIREERIGIRLENDYVITKDGPVNLTSGIPIEVEEIEAIMAGNNAAVEA, encoded by the coding sequence ATGAGATATAATCAAATAGATAGTCAACTTTTCATAAAGAATAGAAAACGTTTTGTTGAAAAAATGAAACCTAATTCCATCGCTATACTTTCATCCAATGATGTGATGTACACAAATGCAGACGATGTGATGAGATTTCAGCAAAACAACGATCTATTCTACCTTTCTGGAGTTGATCAGGAAGAAACTATTTTGCTTCTTTATCCTGACGCTCAAGATCCAAAATTCAAGGAAGTGCTATTTATCAGAGAGACTAATGAGCATATTCGAATTTGGGAAGGCGATAAACTTACAAAAGAGCAAGCTACTGATGTGTCAGGCATCAGCAATGTTCAATGGCTGCAGGAATTCGACTTCATGCTTCAGCTTAACGCTTTTCACGCCGACAATATTTACCTCAATCATAACGAGCATATCAAAACCGCTTCAGCGCAAATGGAAACGCGTGAAGATCGAATGATCAAGTATTGCAAAGACAGGTATCCTTTGCATAATTATGAAAGAGTTGGCCGTATCACCAGAGATTTGAGATTCATCAAATCAGATATTGAAATCGAATTGGTAACAGAAGCTTGCAACACTGCTACAAAAGCATTCAACAGAGCTTTAAGAGCTGTAAAGCCGGGCATGAGAGAGTTTGAAGTGGAAGCCGAATTGACGTATGAATTCTTGAAAAATGGAACAAGAAGACATGCCTTCCAGCCTATCATGGCTTCAGGGCTTAATGCTTGCTCTTTGCATTATGTAAAAAATGACGATGAGCTGAAAGACGGCGATATGATCTTGATGGACTTCGGAGCTGAATATGGCAATTACCATTCGGACGTGACTCGTTGCCTTCCTGTAAACGGCAAGTTCACGGACAGACAAAAAGAAGTGTACAATGCTGTTCTTAGATGCCTTAAAGAAGGTGTAAAAGAATTGAAGCCAGGCAACTCTCTGACTGATTACGAAAAAAACATGGCTTCGCTGGTAGAAGCCGAGCTAATCAATATTGGCCTTCTTGACGCTGAAGAAGTAAAAAATCAGGATCCGGATAACCCACTGTACAAAAAATATTTCATGCATGGAACAGCTCACCACCTTGGGTTGGATGTGCATGATATCGGAAACCGAATGGTTCCTATTCAAGAAGGCATGGTTTTCACTTGCGAGCCGGGTATTTACATTCGTGAAGAAAGAATCGGAATCAGACTTGAAAACGACTATGTAATCACTAAAGATGGACCTGTGAACTTAACTTCAGGGATTCCAATCGAAGTCGAAGAAATCGAAGCTATCATGGCTGGCAACAATGCAGCTGTCGAGGCTTAA
- the nagB gene encoding glucosamine-6-phosphate deaminase, producing MAFLSFNLTHQRDLIHSQTIEIIRPLDFVDYVNFSIDNRFISYIFKQKMEEQNKKSQTVDISFKQVGFSEETRFENVHTEIVSDSITGSKAVAKEIADLIREKDAKGEKCVLGLATGSSPVKVYEELIRMHKEEELSFKNVITFNLDEYYPMKKEDIQSYWHFMHENLFNHVDIQPDNINIPDGTLAMDEIIDFGKNYEAKIEACGGLDLQILGIGRTGHIGFNEPGSTETSRTRIITLDHITRVDAAKDFFGIDNVPRKAITMGVGTILHAKRIILMAWGHGKAPIIKETVEGRISTTVPATYLQQHSNTTFVVDQEASSELTRFQTPWLVGDCDWEDESLKKQAVFWLCKHLGKPLLKLTDRDYNDYGMSAMLAQEGSAYSINIRMFNELQHTITGWPGGKPNTDDTYRPERAAPSQKRVIVFSPHPDDDVISMGGTFIRLSEQGHDVHVAYQTSGNIAVNDHDALRFSEFVSDYFKKSGEDSCNAAEDLYSNTLNDHNEKINSNLEVDSPRVRLIKGLIRRGEAKAGARYCGVKDENIHFLDLPFYETGKVKKAPIGPKDIEIIENLIKEVKPHQIFAAGDLADPHGTHKVCLDAIFAALENLKHEEYMKDCWVWLYRGAWHEWDTHEIEMAVPISPDELYRKRQAIFFHQSQKDNVVFQGNDKREFWQRAEERNRTTAKSFNDLGLAEYEAIEAFRRYHFLDNE from the coding sequence ATGGCTTTTCTTTCATTTAACTTGACACATCAGAGAGATCTGATTCATAGCCAAACAATTGAGATCATTAGGCCATTAGACTTTGTAGACTACGTCAATTTTAGCATAGATAATAGATTCATATCATACATTTTTAAGCAAAAAATGGAAGAGCAAAATAAAAAATCCCAAACTGTAGATATCAGTTTCAAACAAGTCGGTTTTAGCGAAGAAACCCGATTTGAAAATGTTCACACAGAAATCGTTTCCGATTCCATCACAGGCTCTAAAGCCGTAGCCAAAGAAATCGCCGACTTGATCAGGGAAAAAGACGCCAAAGGCGAAAAATGCGTATTGGGTCTTGCCACAGGCTCTTCTCCTGTAAAAGTATACGAGGAGCTTATCAGAATGCATAAAGAAGAAGAGTTAAGCTTTAAAAATGTCATCACTTTCAATTTGGATGAATATTATCCAATGAAAAAGGAAGACATTCAGAGCTACTGGCACTTCATGCATGAAAACTTGTTCAATCATGTGGATATCCAGCCTGACAACATCAATATCCCTGATGGAACTCTTGCCATGGATGAGATCATAGACTTTGGCAAAAACTATGAAGCAAAGATCGAAGCATGCGGCGGATTGGATTTGCAGATCTTAGGCATTGGTAGAACAGGACATATCGGATTCAACGAACCGGGATCTACTGAGACCTCAAGAACTCGTATCATCACGCTTGACCACATCACTAGAGTAGATGCGGCCAAAGACTTTTTCGGCATAGACAATGTGCCTCGCAAGGCTATCACTATGGGTGTTGGCACTATCCTTCACGCCAAGAGAATCATCCTAATGGCTTGGGGACATGGTAAAGCGCCAATTATCAAAGAAACTGTCGAAGGTAGAATTTCCACTACCGTTCCTGCGACATACCTTCAACAGCACAGCAACACAACATTTGTTGTAGACCAAGAGGCTTCCAGCGAACTTACTCGCTTCCAAACTCCATGGTTGGTAGGAGATTGCGATTGGGAAGACGAATCTTTGAAAAAGCAAGCCGTATTTTGGCTATGCAAGCATCTTGGAAAGCCTCTATTGAAGCTTACGGACAGAGACTACAATGACTACGGAATGTCAGCAATGCTAGCTCAAGAAGGTTCAGCTTACAGCATCAATATCCGTATGTTCAATGAACTACAGCATACAATCACAGGTTGGCCGGGAGGTAAGCCGAACACGGACGATACTTACAGACCTGAAAGAGCCGCGCCTTCTCAAAAAAGAGTTATCGTATTCAGTCCACACCCTGATGATGATGTGATTTCCATGGGAGGAACATTTATCAGACTTTCAGAACAAGGACATGACGTTCACGTTGCTTACCAAACTTCAGGAAATATCGCGGTCAATGACCACGACGCTTTAAGATTTTCTGAATTCGTAAGCGACTATTTCAAGAAGTCAGGAGAGGATTCATGCAATGCAGCTGAAGATTTATACTCAAACACCTTGAATGATCACAACGAAAAAATCAACAGCAACCTCGAAGTCGATTCTCCAAGAGTCAGGTTGATCAAAGGTTTGATCAGAAGAGGCGAGGCCAAAGCCGGGGCTAGATATTGTGGAGTTAAGGATGAAAATATTCACTTCTTGGATTTGCCATTTTATGAAACAGGCAAAGTTAAAAAAGCTCCTATCGGGCCTAAAGATATCGAAATCATCGAGAATTTGATTAAGGAAGTTAAGCCTCATCAAATTTTCGCTGCTGGAGACTTGGCTGATCCGCATGGCACTCACAAGGTATGTCTTGACGCGATATTCGCCGCGCTTGAAAACTTGAAGCACGAAGAGTATATGAAAGACTGCTGGGTATGGCTTTACAGAGGCGCTTGGCATGAGTGGGATACTCACGAAATCGAAATGGCTGTGCCAATCAGTCCAGACGAATTATACCGCAAGCGTCAAGCTATATTCTTCCACCAATCTCAAAAAGACAATGTCGTATTCCAAGGAAATGACAAAAGAGAGTTTTGGCAAAGAGCTGAAGAAAGAAACCGTACAACTGCAAAGTCATTCAACGATCTTGGTCTTGCTGAATACGAAGCGATTGAAGCCTTCAGAAGGTATCATTTCCTTGACAATGAATAA
- a CDS encoding HAD family hydrolase: MNFSNIKLIVSDMDGTLLNSEGKLDRDFFPILKQLQSIGITFAIASGRQYQNLKFNLEDHHENVYFLADNGSYIVKNDQQIHVESLTREKAFELIQLARETKDCELVISGRMNAYVECKEEKYVEYVKRFFEDLQVLDSLEQIPEEEDILKVTIYDPLNSEKNSYPIFKSYEDHLKVKVSSEYWLDISEADAHKGHAVEILQKMLGVSKEETMAFGDYLNDIEMLQSVEYGFAMANAHPELHKITPHRALSNDESGVIRMLEKVLEDHQVQNNS, encoded by the coding sequence ATGAATTTTAGCAATATTAAGCTCATTGTGAGTGATATGGATGGTACTTTGCTTAACTCCGAAGGCAAGTTGGATAGAGATTTTTTTCCGATATTGAAGCAACTGCAAAGCATCGGGATCACATTCGCTATTGCCAGTGGCAGACAATATCAGAATTTGAAATTCAATTTAGAAGATCATCATGAGAATGTTTATTTTCTAGCTGACAATGGAAGCTATATTGTCAAGAATGATCAACAGATTCATGTGGAGTCGCTTACGCGCGAGAAAGCTTTTGAATTAATTCAATTGGCTAGAGAGACAAAAGACTGCGAATTGGTTATTTCAGGAAGAATGAATGCGTATGTTGAATGCAAAGAGGAAAAGTATGTCGAATACGTGAAACGTTTCTTTGAAGATTTGCAAGTATTAGATTCTTTGGAGCAAATTCCAGAAGAAGAGGATATATTGAAAGTAACTATTTATGATCCTTTGAATTCGGAAAAGAATAGCTATCCAATATTCAAGTCATACGAAGATCATTTGAAGGTAAAGGTAAGCAGCGAGTATTGGTTGGATATTTCTGAAGCGGACGCGCACAAAGGGCATGCGGTAGAGATTTTGCAAAAAATGCTAGGCGTGTCAAAAGAGGAAACAATGGCTTTTGGCGATTACCTTAACGATATCGAAATGCTGCAATCTGTTGAATATGGATTCGCAATGGCTAATGCACACCCAGAGTTGCATAAGATTACGCCTCACAGAGCATTAAGCAATGATGAATCTGGAGTCATTAGAATGTTGGAGAAAGTATTGGAGGATCATCAAGTTCAAAATAATTCTTAA
- a CDS encoding adenylate/guanylate cyclase domain-containing protein, with amino-acid sequence MERVSNYQVLRHWGTLFWSLILWNILNFFFFYLIYVVFIDTHKWLGLPRFDYEFMGEALLTLSFYGGSILGVFGWLVSVIVSKKFWYNKMPYTLRLLLRMAITSLLLILINKGSVMVLKNYHESLYNYIDASNFFYSELFVVYFAFIMMCSLFMGTLQQLGELLGPIFFKNVIMGKYIHPREEERIFMFLDLSNSTKLAEELGHIKYSKLIQRCFADMTDEIVYHRAEVYQYVGDEIVLTWEKKKGLKNNRCVRLFYDIQKKFESKKDYYMQNYGVVPSFKAGLNSGLVTGVEVGIVKKELAFHGDVLNTASRLQHVCKEAGECILFTCEFGEELDGVSLRNVGVYHLKGKSKSSEVCTVDSLNTDVV; translated from the coding sequence ATGGAAAGGGTATCTAATTACCAGGTGCTGAGACATTGGGGAACCTTGTTTTGGTCGCTGATACTTTGGAATATACTTAATTTCTTTTTTTTCTATTTGATATATGTTGTATTTATCGATACGCATAAGTGGCTTGGTTTGCCAAGATTTGATTATGAGTTTATGGGCGAAGCTCTGTTAACTCTTTCATTTTATGGTGGGTCAATTCTAGGAGTATTTGGATGGCTGGTGTCTGTAATTGTAAGCAAGAAGTTTTGGTACAATAAAATGCCATATACGCTTAGATTGCTTTTGAGAATGGCTATTACCAGTCTTTTGTTGATTTTGATAAATAAAGGAAGTGTGATGGTCTTGAAAAACTATCACGAGAGTTTGTACAACTATATAGATGCAAGCAATTTCTTTTACAGCGAGCTGTTCGTCGTTTATTTTGCTTTTATAATGATGTGCTCATTGTTTATGGGAACACTTCAACAGCTTGGAGAGCTATTAGGACCTATTTTTTTCAAAAATGTTATCATGGGCAAATACATACATCCAAGGGAAGAAGAGCGTATCTTTATGTTTTTGGATTTGAGCAATTCCACTAAATTGGCTGAGGAGTTGGGGCATATCAAATACAGCAAATTAATCCAACGTTGCTTTGCCGATATGACCGACGAGATAGTATACCATAGAGCCGAAGTGTATCAATATGTCGGCGATGAAATCGTATTGACTTGGGAGAAAAAGAAGGGACTGAAAAATAACAGATGCGTTAGATTGTTTTACGATATTCAGAAAAAGTTCGAGAGCAAGAAAGATTATTATATGCAGAACTATGGAGTTGTTCCTAGTTTCAAAGCGGGATTAAACAGCGGCTTGGTAACTGGCGTAGAGGTGGGTATAGTGAAGAAAGAGTTGGCTTTTCATGGAGATGTCCTTAATACTGCTTCTAGGCTTCAGCATGTTTGCAAAGAAGCGGGAGAATGTATCTTATTCACATGCGAATTTGGTGAAGAATTGGATGGAGTGTCGCTTAGAAATGTAGGTGTATATCATCTAAAAGGCAAATCCAAAAGCTCGGAAGTATGCACTGTCGACAGTTTGAACACCGATGTAGTTTAA
- a CDS encoding Pycsar system effector family protein — protein MDDLKKVVQEAEAFYKEYIQKDSSYSYHNIDHTQLVVNAVEEIGKAEGLSEYEIDLVTIAAWFHDIAYVDFPKEHESKGAEIAENFLKTKLSQDEIDRIKALIMVTKMPQDPQNHMEMVMCDADLSHLGKEGYFQRAENLRKECCTHFKKVNKKEWTMLNIQFLMTHKYFTDYAKKNFQPQKDEYVKYMIENFDQLKKSGKSKKKSAENSNDDKPRRDVETMYRIVMRNHTTFSVIADRKANILLSINSIIVSFAVGVLFRKVEEWPEILVPSVIFALTGLITVILTVIATRPNVTKGKFTKEDIEQDRVNLLFFGNFHGMSLDEYQHALEYNTQTPKQIYDSLSRDLYYLGKVLNLKYKRLHVAFNFFMFGLTLTVVSFIIFFFLLK, from the coding sequence ATGGATGATTTGAAAAAGGTAGTGCAAGAAGCGGAAGCTTTTTATAAAGAATATATACAAAAGGACAGCAGTTATTCCTATCACAACATTGACCATACGCAACTTGTGGTTAATGCTGTGGAGGAAATAGGAAAAGCTGAGGGTTTGTCTGAATATGAAATTGACCTTGTGACGATTGCTGCTTGGTTTCATGACATAGCCTATGTGGACTTTCCTAAAGAGCATGAGAGTAAGGGTGCCGAAATTGCTGAAAATTTCTTGAAGACCAAATTGAGCCAAGATGAAATTGATCGAATCAAGGCTTTGATTATGGTAACCAAAATGCCTCAAGATCCTCAAAATCATATGGAAATGGTAATGTGCGATGCTGATTTGTCGCATCTGGGGAAGGAGGGCTACTTTCAAAGAGCCGAAAATCTTAGAAAAGAGTGTTGCACGCATTTCAAGAAAGTGAATAAAAAAGAGTGGACAATGCTCAATATTCAATTTTTGATGACGCACAAGTATTTTACGGACTATGCTAAAAAGAACTTTCAACCGCAAAAAGACGAGTATGTCAAATATATGATTGAAAATTTTGACCAGCTGAAAAAGTCGGGAAAGTCAAAAAAAAAATCTGCGGAAAACAGCAATGATGACAAGCCTCGTAGAGACGTTGAAACCATGTACAGGATTGTTATGAGAAATCATACAACATTCAGTGTCATCGCGGATCGAAAAGCGAACATATTGCTATCTATCAATTCGATTATAGTTTCATTCGCAGTTGGTGTTTTGTTTAGAAAAGTGGAAGAATGGCCGGAAATTCTAGTGCCGTCCGTGATTTTCGCGCTTACGGGTTTGATAACTGTGATCTTGACTGTGATTGCGACCAGACCGAATGTGACCAAGGGCAAATTTACCAAAGAAGATATAGAGCAAGATCGTGTGAATTTGTTGTTTTTTGGCAATTTTCACGGGATGAGTTTGGATGAATATCAGCATGCTCTGGAGTATAATACCCAAACGCCAAAGCAAATCTATGATAGCTTGAGCAGGGATCTTTATTATTTGGGAAAAGTGCTTAATTTGAAATACAAGCGATTGCATGTTGCGTTTAATTTTTTCATGTTCGGTCTTACCTTAACAGTAGTTTCATTTATAATATTCTTTTTTCTCCTCAAATAG